The region CCATGTTTTACACCATGGTTGACCCTGCTTTGGCTGCTGGTTGTACTATGGTTCTTGAGCCTGCTGAACAAACACCTCTCTCAGCATTGTTTCATGCTCATCTTGCTAAACTGGTATCTACTCAACAATGAAGACTGTCCACAAAACACTTTCAAATCTCTTCTTCTTGTTGGTTAAGATCAGAGttatttttcttgcaaaattatgacaaaaataaaattatactatcAGTGGTGTCAACTACGAATTTTAAGTCGCATAttgaatatatatgaaaatattaaacattataCAGGAAAGAAGATGGACAAAATTGTAAACTTTctagtgtaattttttttagacaAAATTGCATACACAACTATTTAAGTTTCTCTTATACTCAGTAATCCttctcaaataattttttttctacgtGATATTAGAATTTTGATGAATACTCATTTGTAATTTCAGACTGATATTAAGTGTGAAATTGATTGGTTTTCCTTGGTTTTTTAAGGCTGGAACTCACACTGGAAAAACGGATGGAGGACATGTTTATTGCACAGGATGAAATTTTTGGTCCTGTGATGCCATTGATGAATTTTAAGTAAGTTGAAAATGTTGTACTCTGTTGCAGAATGATATATGAACAGAAGCATTGAGGATGGTATCAGAAGTGCGAACAATACTAGGTATGGATTAGCAGCAGGAATTATAACCAAGAACTTGGATACAGCAAACACAGTATCAAGGTCAGTTCGTGCAGACATTGTTTGGATAAACTGTTACTTTGCCTTTGGGGGTGACAGTCCCTATGGTGGATACAAGATGAGTGGATTTGGAAGAGATTCTGGATTAGAAGCACTTCACAAGTATCTGCAGGTTAAATCTGTTGTAACATTTATAATTCTCCATCATACACTGTGTCTTGTTCAGAGGTGTGTGTATTATGCAAATAACTTGCCATTAATGGCCTTCATAAAGTTGTGAAACTAAAGACATTTTCTATTGTATGTATTCCACGTTATGTTCCTTATTCTGAATCCAACGTAAATTGAAACATTTTGGTGAATTTATGTCAAATGTGATTAAATGTTCATATAAATGTATTAATATGACTGACGACTTATTAAGACCCCTTATTAAGATATCTAATGTCTAATAAAGCATTATACTTCAATACAATAGtcactattaattattaaaaaatgtccCAATAATTTAGCTTACACACAGTAAGTAATTAGTGAGACGTATTAATCTTAAGTGCTCAATAAACATGTCAACTGCGTGAATATTATTAGTTAaacataatacaaataaattgcATAACAAAGTTCTTAAAAAACGTATATATATGAGACATAAATAATACTATCTAACTAAATTAACCACAAGTGAATTAATTAAGACTAGGAGGGAATAATTTTAATCttcatatttctaaaatatgatGGCTTTCTTACCAAACATACTTGTAGAAATTCATATCCTGAAGAAAACCATCgaaaataacaattatacatttcattttttacaacAATGTTTCATTACAGTGGTCCTAATACTCCTCTGGCAATTTTTTCACTCCTACAAATCTTGAACCCTCCAAATTCCAAATCATACACATATTCAAAGAAATGCAGAAACAAATCCTGAATGTAGATGATGATGATAACACCGAGAGTTAAAATCTCACTTTCCGATTTTGCCCCTGAGCTTGACACCGAGAACCCTCTCCATCTTGGCCAGCACGGCCTGGTTAGGCACCGCTTTGCCATTTTCGTACTCCTGCACCACCTGCGTTCGCTCGTTGATCTGCTTCGCCAGCTCCGCCTGGCTCAGCTTCTTCTCCAAACGCGCCTTCTGGATCGCATGCCGAACCTCCCCCGCCACGCGCTCCAACGCAGCTGGTTCCGTTCCCTCCTCCAGCTTCCTCGGGTTCACTGCCGGACCGCCGGCCTTCCGGTTCGAACCGGCGTCAAACTTCTTGACCGTGAGCACCTCCGCGCCGGACCGGAGCGCCTGGTTCACGGCCTTGGGATTGCGGAGGTCCTGGGCCTTGGGCTTGGCCTTGTGCAGAACGATAGGGTCCCAATCTTGGGCTATAACTCCCGTTGATCGACTAGGCATTTTGCAAGAGAATGAATTGCTGTAACTGATTACTTACTAGTTGAAGAAATGAAGA is a window of Vigna unguiculata cultivar IT97K-499-35 chromosome 4, ASM411807v1, whole genome shotgun sequence DNA encoding:
- the LOC114182078 gene encoding multiprotein-bridging factor 1c — protein: MPSRSTGVIAQDWDPIVLHKAKPKAQDLRNPKAVNQALRSGAEVLTVKKFDAGSNRKAGGPAVNPRKLEEGTEPAALERVAGEVRHAIQKARLEKKLSQAELAKQINERTQVVQEYENGKAVPNQAVLAKMERVLGVKLRGKIGKKITLILTNKKKRFESVLWTVFIVE